In a genomic window of Brassica rapa cultivar Chiifu-401-42 chromosome A10, CAAS_Brap_v3.01, whole genome shotgun sequence:
- the LOC108870596 gene encoding uncharacterized protein LOC108870596 → MDKLDFPQRLYSVGQEPFPNKSIAYYSNDSKLFPALKEALEADEWEELKNSRVGVFLKFHEMKFGWASRLVHYILCFQLDCKKKFELWSLVGVEPLRFSLHEFEEITGLNCEYVKNLENPLVEVTADMKAFWAQMGVNFDRGPSIDELTAACQMCRTWSRDDRLRLGYLAIYAGFIEARRTSSPTRASLARLVMDLDAFEDYPWGRVAFKFLMESVKGVDLTKTYAIEGFVQVLQVWVYCCLPEFGAGYGLPIEGSPTPPLLAFLGAKGQRRLQENILKQTRTKNFAMKDYSEMFPRWDGELEDEKADNIVKAMFSSGWAWEQSHWPLVGTKLWTNVKVEIHPMKTEAGQMMRSLKTVSPSRTESDAESRKKARESPGLDVETMKGEIVRWLTGLTSNMVEGLSRCENTLKTQSHMIEGLTTQVGAVEKMVREGWKEDHTKAGSSTDVPEANKSDGDKAKKDSAEGSKGDESKGDESKGDESKGEESRAEESRAEESKAAETAPKGMTTRAKARDTQATVSESENENGGISVVVVDKEQSHIDYGSVKKLKQVGKLRAARIVARAKSERQRRLAATQQSPFDGNSTAKVIIPNQPKQGQGYNPFANPDRQKLSALLDWVKLDPKWRQKVKGSSSDWFYILLTPTKWLIDTHMDAGINLLRLRYTKHPEWFRSDRICMLDAVFTQMWTAKYSEFLASPANPDGSGKLLPPGALDYYTGEEPAYSRSNKTWALEIDDIYAPLLVKNDHWVACWISIPRRRIVIWDSDLAYATDAEIAKAVKPIAHMLPYMLRMLSTGAERELYTVDFTHERESGVPQNKQSGDCGVYCLKYIECHALGMPFPPHELCDKKIKTIRSQMASEIFDETRINGTEKRDYKHLGVYD, encoded by the exons TAAAGTTCCACGAAATGAAGTTTGGATGGGCTTCAAGGCTGGTGCACTATATACTGTGTTTTCAGCTTGACTGCAAGAAGAAGTTTGAGTTGTGGAGTCTCGTAGGTGTTGAACCATTGAGGTTTTCTCTGCATGAATTTGAAGAGATAACTGGCCTGAACTGCGAGTATGTGAAGAATCTCGAGAATCCGTTGGTTGAGGTAACGGCTGACATGAAAGCATTTTGGGCGCAGATGGGAGTGAATTTCGACCGGGGGCCAAGTATTGATGAATTAACTGCAGCGTGTCAGATGTGCAGAACATGGTCTCGAGATGATCGGCTGCGTTTAGGGTATCTAGCCATCTACGCTGGCTTCATCGAAGCAAGAAGAACCTCGTCACCCACACGGGCTAGCCTGGCTAGGTTAGTGATGGATCTAGATGCTTTTGAAGATTATCCGTGGGGAAGAGTAGCCTTTAAATTCTTGATGGAGTCGGTGAAGGGTGTAGACTTGACAAAGACGTATGCTATTGAAGGCTTTGTTCAGGTTCTTCAAGTCTGGGTCTACTGCTGTCTCCCTGAATTCGGAGCTGGGTATGGTCTCCCTATAGAAGGTTCTCCGACCCCACCTCTACTTGCCTTCTTAGGTGCCAAAGGCCAGAGAAGACTCCAGGAGAATATCTTGAAACAG ACTAGGACTAAGAACTTTGCTATGAAGGATTACTCTGAAATGTTCCCTCGCTGGGATGGTGAGCTGGAAGATGAGAAGGCTGATAACATAGTGAAGGCAATGTTTTCTTCAGGCTGGGCGTGGGAACAAAGTCACTGGCCTCTTGTCGGAACAAAACTGTGGACAAATGTGAAGGTGGAGATCCATCCGATGAAGACAGAAGCTGGTCAGATGATGCGAAGCTTGAAGACAGTGTCCCCTTCTCGCACAGAGTCTGATGCAGAATCACGCAAAAAGGCTCGTGAGTCCCCTGGCCTGGATGTGGAGACCATGAAAGGAGAAATAGTTCGTTGGCTAACTGGCCTGACTTCTAATATGGTTGAGGGGCTGAGCAGATGCGAGAACACTCTGAAGACACAATCCCACATGATTGAGGGCCTTACAACTCAAGTGGGAGCTGTTGAGAAGATGGTGCGTGAAGGTTGGAAAGAAGACCACACCAAAGCTGGTTCATCTACTGATGTACCTGAGGCAAACAAATCTGATGGAGACAAAGCTAAGAAGGACAGCGCTGAAGGAAGCAAAGGTGATGAAAGCAAAGGTGATGAAAGCAAAGGTGATGAAAGCAAAGGTGAGGAAAGCAGAGCCGAGGAAAGCAGAGCCGAGGAAAGCAAAGCTGCGGAAACAGCTCCCAAAGGAATGACAACAAGAGCCAAAGCTAGAGACACCCAAGCCACTGTG AGTGAGAGTGAAAATGAGAATGGAGGCATAAGTGTGGTTGTAGTAGATAAAGAACAATCACACATTGATTATGGTTCTGTGAAAAAACTGAAACAAGTTGGTAAACTGAGAGCTGCTCGCATTGTGGCCCGTGCTAAGAGTGAGCGGCAACGTAGGCTTGCTGCAACTCAGCAGTCTCCTTTTGATGGAAACAGCACGGCAAAGGTTATTATACCTAACCAGCCGAAGCAAGGCCAGGGATATAACCCATTTGCTAATCCTGATCGCCAAAAGCTCTCTGCTCTTCTTGATTGGGTGAAACTTGACCC CAAATGGCGACAGAAGGTCAAAGGTTCATCAAGTGATTGGTTCTACATACTACTAACTCCAACAAAATGGTTGATTGACACG CACATGGATGCTGGCATTAATCTTTTAAGGCTCCGATACACAAAGCACCCTGAATGGTTTAGGTCGGACAGAATTTGCATGTTGGATGCTGTATTTACTCAAATGTGGACAGCAAAGTACTCAGAGTTTCTGGCCTCTCCTGCCAATCCTGACGGCTCAGGTAAACTACTCCCTCCTGGCGCCTTAGACTACTACACAGGCGAGGAACCAGCGTATAGCAGATCAAATAAGACATGGGCACTGGAGATTGATGATATATATGCGCCATTATTGGTCAAGAACGATCATTGGGTAGCTTGCTGGATATCAATCCCGAGGAGACGCATAGTCATTTGGGATAGTGATCTTGCTTACGCTACGGATGCAGAAATTGCTAAGGCCGTGAAGCCTATTGCACACATGCTGCCGTACATGCTGCGTATGTTATCTACCGGTGCGGAGAGGGAGTTGTACACGGTTGATTTCACACATGAGCGTGAATCTGGGGTGccacaaaacaaacaaagtgGTGACTGTGGAGTGTATTGCTTGAAGTATATAGAATGTCATGCACTTGGCATGCCATTCCCACCTCATGAGCTGTGTGATAAGAAGATCAAGACAATCAGGTCTCAGATGGCGAGTGAGATATTTGATGAGACCAGGATAAACGGCACAGAGAAACGTGATTACAAGCATCTCGGTGTCTATGACTAA